The Hypanus sabinus isolate sHypSab1 chromosome 31, sHypSab1.hap1, whole genome shotgun sequence genome window below encodes:
- the LOC132383860 gene encoding histone H1-like produces MTETAPAETAPPAAPAAAKKTPKKKAAVRSKPTGPSLGEQIDKIVAGCHDRKGMSGAAIMKALADSGVDVAKRRPQIKMSIKRKVESGSLVQMKGSGLSGSFKSGKGKSAVKVVKKAKKPSAKKSPSKKLGAKKPAAKKVGAKKPAAKKAAAKKPAAKKAAAKKPAAKKAAPKPKSPKKAAAPKTKAAKKPKSKSAKPKKTAVKK; encoded by the coding sequence ATGACCGAGACAGCACCCGCCGAAACGGCTCCTCCAGCCGCACCCGCCGCCGCAAAGAAGACTCCCAAGAAGAAGGCGGCTGTCCGGAGTAAACCAACCGGTCCCTCGCTGGGCGAACAGATCGATAAGATCGTGGCGGGTTGTCACGATAGGAAGGGTATGTCCGGTGCGGCCATCATGAAGGCTCTGGCCGACAGCGGTGTCGATGTGGCGAAACGTCGCCCCCAGATCAAGATGAGCATCAAGAGGAAAGTGGAAAGCGGCTCTTTGGTTCAGATGAAGGGTTCTGGTCTTTCGGGATCCTTTAAATCCGGTAAAGGGAAAAGTGCCgtgaaggtggtgaagaaagcgaagAAACCATCGGCAAAGAAATCTCCCAGCAAGAAGCTTGGCGCCAAGAAACCAGCGGCTAAAAAAGTGGGAGCTAAGAAACCAGCGGCGAAGAAAGCGGCAGCTAAGAAACCCGCGGCTAAGAAAGCGGCAGCTAAGAAACCCGCGGCTAAGAAAGCGGCGCCGAAACCCAAGAGCCCCAAGAAAGCCGCAGCCCCGAAGACGAAGGCGGCCAAGAAGCCGAAGTCGAAATCCGCGAAACCCAAGAAGACAGCAGTCAAAAAGTGA